The Endozoicomonas sp. 4G DNA segment CTTGCTTAGCCCGCTGGCGCTCTATTTGCAGGAATAATAAAGCTATTAACTAAAACTGATTTATGCCGCTATAGCTCATGCTCCATAGCTGACTGTTGCTGGCGGTAATAACGAAAAAATACCATTTGGAAATACTATGAACGCAGTGATTCTGGCGGTCGCCGTCATGCTCGTATTGAGTTTGTTGCGCGTCAATGTGGTTCTGGCGCTCTTTATTGGGGCGATGGCCGGGGGAATGATCGGAGGTCTGGATATTGTTCAGACTCTGGAGGCATTTTCCAGAGGTTTAGGCGGTGGCGTGGGTATTGCCATTAGTTACGCCATGCTGGGTGCTTTTGCTATGGCCATTGCCCGCTCCGGTATACCTGAGTGGATGGCTGGCAAGATCATCCGCACAGTGAAGAGCAGTAATAGCTCTCATAACAATGTAAAGCTAAAGTACGGTTTGTTCCTGACCATGGTGTTGATGGCCTTTTCTTCCCAGAATCTGGTGCCCATCCATATCGCTTTTATTCCCATACTGATTCCACCCCTGTTATCAGTATTCAGTGCTATGGCGATTGATCGCCGTCAGGTGGCCTGTCTGCTGACCTTTGGTCTTACTGCAACCTATATGCTCTTTCCAATCGGTTTTGGCAGTGTCTATCTGAATCAGATTCTTGGTGGCAACCTGCAGGAAAATGGGCTGGATATTGAGCTGAGCCAAATGCCGCTGGCCATGGCGATTCCTGTTTTTGGCATGTTCCTGGGATTGCTGATCGCGGTATTTTTCAGTTATCGAAAGCCAAGGGCCTATCGTCAGGCAGAAACCCTTTTGATTCATCAGCAAGAGGTTCAGTTAAGTAAGCCTGTCATCATTACCTCTGTCATTGCCATCGCGGTTTTGCTGGTGAGTCAATTGCTGGCCGGATCCATGGTTCTTGGGGCTGCACTGGGTTTTATTATCATGGTCATTGGGCGAATCGTCTGTTGGCGGGAAGCAGACGAGGTGTTCAATGAAGGTCTGCGAATGATGGCGGTTTTTGGCTTCATTATGATCTCGGCGGCAGGCTTTGCCGAG contains these protein-coding regions:
- a CDS encoding Na+/H+ antiporter NhaC family protein; amino-acid sequence: MNAVILAVAVMLVLSLLRVNVVLALFIGAMAGGMIGGLDIVQTLEAFSRGLGGGVGIAISYAMLGAFAMAIARSGIPEWMAGKIIRTVKSSNSSHNNVKLKYGLFLTMVLMAFSSQNLVPIHIAFIPILIPPLLSVFSAMAIDRRQVACLLTFGLTATYMLFPIGFGSVYLNQILGGNLQENGLDIELSQMPLAMAIPVFGMFLGLLIAVFFSYRKPRAYRQAETLLIHQQEVQLSKPVIITSVIAIAVLLVSQLLAGSMVLGAALGFIIMVIGRIVCWREADEVFNEGLRMMAVFGFIMISAAGFAEVLRSTGDIPELVGQVQMFVGNSQALAAILMLLVGLLITMGIGSSFSTVPIIATLYVPLGMELGFTPLAIACLVGAAGALGDAGSPVSESTIGPTAGLNVDGQHDHIRDSVIPTFLHFNIPMIIFGWIAAMIL